One window of the Candidatus Zixiibacteriota bacterium genome contains the following:
- a CDS encoding conserved exported hypothetical protein (Evidence 4 : Unknown function but conserved in other organisms), with the protein MRTLQILGLTVAVSLLLCCTTVAGSLTSTANNAEVELVETSGATPSVMTDFWDVTAAGGNMATAGSIVIIGTIGQNAIGNSAASNISHRAGFYQDFTSVCDCRVGDATGNGTINILDVSYIINYLYKGGPQTRPYSICSGDANCNCVINILDVSYLINYLYKGGTPPCDCGIWISRCGWPN; encoded by the coding sequence ATGAGAACGCTGCAAATATTGGGATTGACCGTCGCTGTTAGTCTTCTTTTATGCTGCACCACCGTGGCCGGCTCTCTAACATCGACCGCCAATAATGCGGAAGTCGAATTGGTCGAGACAAGCGGCGCAACGCCTTCTGTCATGACCGATTTTTGGGATGTAACGGCGGCCGGCGGGAATATGGCGACGGCCGGTTCAATAGTTATCATTGGGACCATCGGTCAAAACGCCATCGGCAACAGCGCTGCGAGTAATATTTCCCATAGGGCAGGATTTTATCAGGATTTTACTTCCGTCTGCGATTGCCGTGTCGGCGATGCTACCGGCAATGGCACAATCAATATTCTCGATGTTTCGTACATTATTAATTACCTTTATAAAGGAGGACCACAAACCAGGCCATACAGCATCTGTTCCGGAGACGCCAACTGTAATTGCGTGATAAACATCCTGGATGTGTCTTATCTGATTAATTACCTTTACAAAGGCGGTACTCCGCCGTGCGATTGCGGAATATGGATTTCGCGATGCGGATGGCCGAATTAA
- a CDS encoding exported hypothetical protein (Evidence 5 : Unknown function), with protein MGVKRVLQGSSIIAAALLLLLLASMAFAGVPNKINYQGRMTNVDGSPVADAVYQVIFRIYDDSTSTDPLRKLWEETDTVETFKGLFDIILGGRIPIDMSIFDGRVLYLALQPQGYSELTPRTKLVSVPYSGTAQVSASSEHAKYADTAEVARQGRELYHQIMDINPNSTTTIPIITRAGTHKVTLYLYGSEFQGTLAAHTHAGINPHTHSMTGVVGIKTVPHYHGYSGTSTNSGANHTHSGTTLSFNLGHTHSGTTNTDGAHHHDLLIHGYAQNGFYIVHRSEVNSLTADGGPATSIASMSVDQNQSNHQHNFTTNSSLGNHSHDFTSGTASANHSHDYSGNTTTVDISHSHTFTGTINSYGSGLNQSGILANALPSNVRVYVDGAPAGGPFNGEFNSGELDLTAMISGPGEHLIEIREEGGTGGRITYNIFVE; from the coding sequence ATGGGCGTCAAAAGAGTTCTGCAAGGATCATCGATTATCGCCGCAGCCTTATTGCTTCTGCTTTTGGCCAGCATGGCATTTGCGGGGGTGCCAAACAAAATCAATTATCAGGGCCGCATGACCAATGTTGATGGCTCGCCTGTAGCCGATGCCGTTTATCAGGTAATTTTCAGGATTTATGATGATAGCACGTCCACTGACCCATTAAGAAAACTGTGGGAAGAAACTGACACTGTCGAGACATTTAAGGGATTATTTGATATAATTCTCGGCGGCAGGATACCGATTGATATGAGTATTTTCGACGGTCGAGTCCTCTACCTTGCCCTCCAGCCGCAAGGCTATAGTGAGTTGACCCCGAGAACAAAGTTGGTTTCGGTTCCCTATTCGGGAACGGCCCAGGTTTCCGCTTCATCCGAGCATGCCAAATACGCCGACACCGCCGAAGTGGCTCGCCAGGGCCGGGAGCTCTATCATCAAATTATGGATATCAATCCCAATTCAACGACAACTATTCCCATAATTACGCGAGCCGGAACACATAAGGTCACACTTTATTTATATGGAAGCGAATTTCAGGGGACTCTGGCGGCTCACACCCATGCCGGAATCAATCCGCACACCCACTCTATGACCGGAGTCGTGGGGATAAAGACTGTGCCGCATTATCATGGCTATTCTGGAACCTCAACGAATAGCGGTGCCAATCATACTCACTCCGGCACAACCTTATCGTTTAACTTGGGCCACACTCATTCGGGGACCACTAATACCGATGGGGCCCATCATCATGATTTATTGATACATGGTTATGCACAGAATGGATTTTATATTGTTCATAGAAGTGAGGTAAATTCATTGACTGCGGACGGCGGCCCCGCAACAAGCATTGCGAGCATGTCTGTCGATCAAAATCAAAGCAATCATCAACACAATTTCACGACCAACTCTAGCCTTGGGAACCACTCTCACGACTTTACAAGCGGTACCGCAAGTGCGAATCATTCTCACGATTACTCGGGCAATACCACTACCGTGGATATTTCCCATTCCCATACCTTTACCGGCACTATCAATTCATATGGTTCCGGTCTGAATCAATCCGGCATTTTGGCTAATGCACTTCCTTCAAATGTACGGGTTTATGTCGACGGCGCTCCGGCCGGAGGACCGTTTAATGGAGAGTTTAATTCCGGAGAACTGGATCTTACGGCCATGATTAGTGGTCCGGGCGAACACCTGATTGAAATAAGAGAAGAAGGTGGAACCGGCGGACGGATCACATATAATATCTTCGTGGAGTAG
- the yebC gene encoding conserved hypothetical protein (Evidence 4 : Unknown function but conserved in other organisms) — translation MSGHSKWATIKRKKGKLDAERGRMFTKLIKEITVAARQGGGDIEGNPRLRTAVATAKGANMPADNIKKAIQKGTGELPGVSYEEVTYEGYGPAGVAVFIQAMTDNKNRTVSEIRHIFTRFNGNLGENGCVSWMFDRRGIITVPTNVADEDSMMEIVLDAGASDMSNEGDVYEIITPFNDLEKVRGAIEKKSIPISSAEATMVPQNYVKLDEKHAETMLKLYEALEEHDDVQKVFANFDIDEKVMARLAG, via the coding sequence ATGTCCGGCCATTCAAAATGGGCGACGATTAAACGGAAAAAAGGTAAACTGGACGCCGAACGCGGGCGGATGTTCACCAAACTAATCAAGGAAATTACAGTCGCGGCCCGTCAGGGAGGCGGCGATATCGAAGGGAACCCGCGCTTGCGGACGGCGGTGGCGACGGCCAAAGGGGCCAATATGCCGGCCGACAATATCAAGAAAGCGATCCAGAAGGGAACCGGGGAACTCCCCGGAGTTAGTTACGAGGAAGTGACATACGAAGGATACGGCCCGGCCGGGGTGGCGGTATTTATTCAAGCCATGACCGACAACAAAAACCGGACGGTTTCGGAAATCCGGCATATTTTCACCCGTTTCAACGGGAACCTCGGGGAGAACGGCTGCGTGTCGTGGATGTTCGACCGGCGCGGGATTATCACGGTGCCGACCAACGTGGCGGATGAAGATTCGATGATGGAAATTGTGCTCGACGCCGGGGCCTCCGATATGAGCAACGAAGGGGATGTGTACGAAATCATTACCCCGTTTAACGATCTGGAAAAAGTGCGGGGGGCAATAGAAAAGAAATCGATACCGATAAGTTCGGCGGAAGCGACGATGGTGCCGCAAAATTATGTCAAACTGGACGAGAAGCATGCCGAGACGATGTTGAAACTGTACGAGGCCCTGGAAGAGCATGATGATGTCCAGAAAGTTTTCGCCAATTTCGATATCGACGAAAAAGTAATGGCCCGACTGGCCGGCTGA
- the ruvC gene encoding Crossover junction endodeoxyribonuclease RuvC: MVIIGIDPGLHITGYSVLESEGPKIRVLEAGIISTGKRAAFEDKLGEIFAEVGKIIAQFKPDYMAVEELYSHYTHPRTAIIMGHARGMVFLQAARNKVPIVSYASTRIKKSLTGNGRATKGQMQKMICAMLNIKQALYSPDTADALAAALCHHNALMGKRGR; this comes from the coding sequence ATGGTCATAATCGGCATTGATCCCGGTTTGCATATCACCGGTTACAGCGTGCTGGAATCGGAAGGGCCGAAAATCAGGGTATTGGAGGCGGGAATTATAAGCACCGGGAAAAGGGCCGCATTCGAAGACAAACTGGGGGAGATATTTGCCGAGGTCGGCAAGATAATCGCGCAATTCAAACCGGATTATATGGCGGTGGAAGAATTATATTCGCATTACACTCATCCCAGGACGGCCATAATCATGGGGCACGCCCGGGGGATGGTGTTCCTTCAGGCGGCGCGGAACAAGGTGCCGATTGTGTCCTACGCCTCGACGCGCATCAAAAAATCGCTGACCGGCAACGGCCGGGCGACCAAGGGGCAGATGCAGAAAATGATTTGCGCCATGCTGAATATCAAACAGGCGCTATATTCGCCGGATACGGCCGATGCCCTGGCGGCGGCGCTCTGCCATCACAACGCCCTGATGGGAAAGAGGGGACGATGA
- a CDS encoding putative Holliday junction ATP-dependent DNA helicase RuvA (Evidence 3 : Putative function from multiple computational evidences) — protein sequence MISRISGKVINLTEDVVTIELNGLYYDVMIPSGLYDRLRDVQLSGNNVTLHTFDYIEAGDMKSYHYPRLVGFTDPIDKEFFQSFTTVSGLGIKKALKSLTLPIRQIATAIETKDGATLARLPGIGRRMAEKVIAELCGKMARFALSKGEEPLVVPTKERADFAEEAIAVLLQLQYKRVEAEKMVENALRDNPRINSAEDLITAIFNQVNPVGKRENR from the coding sequence ATGATTTCGAGAATCTCGGGCAAGGTCATCAATTTGACCGAAGATGTGGTCACGATTGAACTGAACGGATTGTACTATGACGTGATGATACCATCGGGCCTGTACGACCGTCTCCGCGATGTCCAGTTGTCCGGCAACAACGTGACCCTGCATACTTTCGACTATATCGAGGCGGGGGATATGAAAAGTTATCATTATCCGCGGCTGGTAGGGTTCACCGACCCGATCGATAAGGAGTTTTTTCAGTCATTTACGACCGTATCAGGTTTAGGGATAAAGAAGGCGTTAAAATCACTGACCCTTCCAATTCGTCAGATCGCGACGGCCATTGAGACCAAAGACGGGGCGACCCTGGCGCGTCTGCCGGGAATCGGGCGGCGGATGGCCGAAAAAGTGATTGCGGAACTGTGCGGAAAAATGGCAAGATTTGCTTTATCGAAAGGAGAGGAGCCCCTGGTGGTGCCGACAAAGGAACGAGCCGATTTTGCCGAGGAAGCGATCGCGGTTTTGCTGCAGTTGCAGTATAAACGGGTCGAGGCCGAAAAAATGGTGGAAAATGCCTTGCGCGACAATCCCCGGATCAACAGCGCCGAGGATTTGATTACGGCGATCTTCAATCAGGTCAATCCGGTCGGAAAGAGAGAGAACCGTTGA
- the ruvB gene encoding ATP-dependent DNA helicase, component of RuvABC resolvasome (Evidence 2a : Function from experimental evidences in other organisms; PubMedId : 10844644, 10851230, 2842314, 3279394, 9442895, 9973614; Product type e : enzyme), translated as MSRERIISGEIISPEEESFILSLRPKFLNEYIGQKGLKEKLRVSIEAAKMRKEACEHILFYGPPGLGKTTLAHVIANEMSSRLVATSGPSLSRTGDLMGILTNLGEGDILFIDEIHRLSPAIEEFIYPAMEDFKVDFVVDKGAFAKVINIPLKRFTLIGATTRAGLLSPPLRDRFGLYYHIDFYPPEELREIISRSAQLLNVKISTDAAEEISRRARGTPRVANRLLRRVRDFASVKGDGDIDITTAQKALEAEGIDVIGLDSLDRKFLKVIIDYYKGGPVGIEALGATLNEEIDTLVDIVEPYLLKIGFLQRTRRGRMVSNDACRHLGVNLNLDDQPNLFEE; from the coding sequence TTGAGCCGCGAAAGAATCATATCGGGAGAAATTATCTCACCCGAAGAGGAATCATTCATTCTCTCGCTACGGCCGAAATTTCTCAATGAGTATATCGGCCAAAAGGGCTTAAAAGAGAAATTGCGGGTTTCGATCGAGGCGGCCAAGATGCGGAAAGAGGCCTGCGAGCATATTCTTTTCTATGGCCCGCCGGGATTGGGCAAAACGACTCTGGCGCATGTTATCGCCAACGAGATGAGCAGCCGGCTGGTGGCGACCTCGGGGCCATCGTTGAGCCGCACCGGCGACCTGATGGGAATATTGACCAACCTCGGGGAGGGGGATATACTATTTATCGATGAGATTCACCGGCTGTCACCGGCGATCGAGGAATTCATTTATCCGGCAATGGAGGATTTCAAGGTTGATTTCGTGGTCGATAAAGGGGCGTTCGCCAAAGTTATTAATATCCCGTTGAAGCGATTCACGCTGATAGGCGCAACCACACGGGCGGGGTTATTATCGCCGCCGCTTCGGGATCGGTTTGGATTGTACTATCATATCGATTTTTATCCGCCGGAGGAACTGCGGGAAATTATCAGCCGATCGGCGCAACTTCTCAATGTGAAAATATCGACTGACGCCGCCGAAGAAATTTCACGCCGGGCCCGGGGGACGCCGCGCGTGGCCAACCGGCTGCTTCGCCGGGTCAGAGATTTTGCATCGGTGAAGGGAGATGGTGATATTGATATCACTACGGCGCAGAAGGCGCTCGAAGCCGAGGGGATCGATGTTATCGGGCTGGACAGTCTAGACAGGAAGTTCCTCAAGGTGATTATCGATTACTACAAGGGGGGGCCGGTCGGTATCGAAGCGCTGGGAGCGACGCTCAATGAAGAGATCGACACCCTGGTAGATATCGTGGAGCCGTATTTACTGAAAATCGGGTTCCTTCAGAGAACAAGGCGGGGAAGGATGGTTTCCAACGATGCCTGCCGGCATTTGGGGGTCAATTTGAATCTTGACGATCAGCCGAATTTGTTTGAAGAATAG
- a CDS encoding conserved hypothetical protein (Evidence 4 : Unknown function but conserved in other organisms), translated as MSTANQQTSLCISCHKQKDRNDTRPLEILSTSVAELIKKEHPDWSSHDYICLSCLNKYRAEYVEDVLRDEKGELTNLEQSVLESLREHEVLSKDINLEFDSKLTAGQRLADKIADFGGSWGFITSFMLVLIIWIIINSSALFGRHYDPYPFILLNLILSCLAAIQAPVIMMSQNRQESKDRLRAEHDYQVNLKAELEIRHINAKIDQLISHQWQRLLEIQKIQMELMEDINRRNDRTDDN; from the coding sequence ATGTCAACCGCCAATCAGCAGACTTCGCTCTGCATTTCCTGCCATAAACAGAAAGACCGTAATGACACCCGCCCCCTGGAAATCCTGTCCACCTCGGTCGCCGAACTGATCAAAAAAGAGCACCCCGACTGGTCGTCCCATGACTATATCTGCCTCTCCTGCCTCAACAAATACCGGGCGGAATATGTCGAAGACGTTCTGCGTGATGAAAAAGGGGAGTTGACCAATCTCGAGCAATCGGTTTTGGAAAGTTTGCGTGAACACGAAGTCCTTTCCAAAGATATTAACCTGGAATTCGACAGCAAACTCACCGCGGGCCAGCGTCTCGCTGATAAAATCGCCGATTTCGGCGGCAGTTGGGGTTTCATTACGAGTTTTATGCTGGTTCTTATAATCTGGATTATTATAAATTCCTCCGCCCTTTTTGGCCGCCATTATGACCCCTATCCCTTCATCCTGCTCAACCTGATTCTCTCCTGCCTGGCCGCCATTCAGGCCCCGGTCATCATGATGAGCCAGAACCGGCAGGAATCCAAGGATCGTCTCCGCGCCGAACATGACTACCAGGTCAATCTCAAAGCCGAACTGGAAATCCGTCACATCAACGCCAAAATCGACCAGTTGATATCGCATCAATGGCAGAGACTATTGGAGATACAGAAAATTCAGATGGAACTTATGGAAGATATCAACCGCCGGAACGACAGGACGGATGATAATTGA
- a CDS encoding exported hypothetical protein (Evidence 5 : Unknown function) — translation MSTKLKYLAFAVITLVLLVPPASGKDFPPKKIILGFNIGRLGQGDVSAFGIRKKPDLDYGLHLDFLVTRRIYLGYSADFYHLVPVGNLSAPPQTAMDFAVRIKAGPGLRPRRVFLCPGIAVGALKVSGTKYFPDESYLSLKGFLEADYWVSGNFGLVLEYGFVCGLSHGPIRYGVNFGQMQFVRFGVAI, via the coding sequence ATGAGTACAAAACTAAAATACCTGGCATTTGCAGTCATCACTCTGGTATTGCTGGTTCCGCCGGCATCGGGAAAAGATTTTCCTCCCAAAAAAATAATCCTCGGCTTCAACATCGGGCGTCTCGGTCAGGGCGATGTCTCCGCATTCGGTATTAGAAAAAAGCCGGATCTGGATTATGGCCTTCATCTGGATTTCCTTGTAACACGAAGAATCTACCTTGGGTACTCCGCTGATTTCTATCATCTTGTCCCTGTCGGAAACCTCAGTGCGCCGCCTCAAACAGCCATGGATTTCGCCGTCAGGATCAAGGCCGGGCCGGGTCTTCGCCCCCGGAGGGTTTTCCTGTGCCCGGGAATTGCCGTCGGCGCCCTGAAAGTCTCCGGAACCAAATATTTTCCCGATGAATCATACTTGAGTCTTAAGGGCTTCCTCGAGGCTGATTACTGGGTCTCCGGAAATTTTGGCTTGGTCCTGGAATACGGCTTCGTTTGCGGGCTCAGTCATGGCCCCATCCGGTATGGTGTCAACTTCGGGCAGATGCAATTTGTCCGTTTCGGCGTGGCCATTTGA
- a CDS encoding exported hypothetical protein (Evidence 5 : Unknown function): protein MKPKCLIACLEITLLSALIFACSCDDKLNNIPAIDKNPSDTAIAVNWVGTDIVYDSTLEKKDYSCIYFHASWCGYCKKLESETFRDPTVSKIFSESFNMAKIDIDSDTLVRYYDSAVTCNDLARIYQISGIPDLCFFGKKGNYIGRATGYRNAAGLAPILEDIRDGKYGQKLSNNMHP from the coding sequence ATGAAACCAAAATGCCTTATAGCCTGCCTTGAAATAACTCTTCTATCGGCCCTGATTTTTGCCTGTTCCTGCGACGATAAACTGAATAACATTCCCGCGATTGACAAAAACCCGTCCGATACCGCCATCGCTGTCAACTGGGTCGGAACCGATATCGTCTATGATTCCACTCTCGAGAAAAAAGACTACTCCTGCATTTATTTCCATGCCTCCTGGTGCGGCTACTGCAAGAAATTGGAATCGGAGACATTCAGGGATCCGACCGTCTCAAAAATATTTTCGGAATCCTTTAATATGGCGAAAATCGATATCGACTCCGATACTCTCGTCAGATATTATGATTCCGCGGTGACATGCAATGATCTAGCCCGGATTTATCAAATCTCCGGCATACCGGATTTATGCTTCTTCGGAAAGAAAGGCAATTATATCGGCCGGGCGACGGGATATCGAAACGCCGCCGGTCTTGCCCCCATACTTGAAGATATTCGCGACGGAAAGTATGGGCAAAAATTGTCAAATAACATGCACCCCTGA
- a CDS encoding membrane hypothetical protein (Evidence 5 : Unknown function) — protein sequence MTRRPASYILSGAIVYILVIFPALVFGTASQKKNGMFGIKFGAISWGPVNVKGNNIDIDSRAKYSYGIFLDFPLVKKLSAGVAFDIYRIVARFPEIDVEFIRPTDALDASLAVKFNFESHENPFVFRPALAVGYGMFNSYNYSWIGKTRYMTLKAYLEVLALSGISSGICAEAGLLYAVGHTEKYHFTAGPMIIVRGGITL from the coding sequence GTTATATTCCCCGCCCTTGTTTTCGGAACGGCATCGCAAAAGAAAAACGGTATGTTTGGAATTAAGTTCGGCGCCATATCCTGGGGCCCCGTCAACGTCAAGGGCAATAATATTGACATCGATTCCCGGGCCAAATATAGTTACGGTATATTTCTCGATTTCCCTCTGGTGAAAAAATTGTCCGCCGGTGTCGCTTTTGACATTTATCGCATTGTCGCCAGATTTCCTGAAATCGATGTCGAGTTTATCAGGCCCACCGATGCTCTCGATGCCTCCCTGGCCGTAAAATTTAACTTTGAGAGCCATGAAAACCCGTTCGTGTTTCGCCCGGCGTTGGCTGTTGGATATGGCATGTTTAATTCCTATAATTATTCCTGGATCGGCAAAACCCGCTATATGACCCTCAAAGCCTATTTGGAGGTCCTGGCCCTTTCCGGAATTTCCAGCGGTATTTGCGCCGAAGCCGGTCTCCTGTATGCTGTCGGCCATACTGAAAAATATCATTTTACCGCCGGGCCGATGATAATTGTCCGAGGCGGCATTACTTTGTAA